In the genome of Aspergillus luchuensis IFO 4308 DNA, chromosome 2, nearly complete sequence, one region contains:
- the flbD gene encoding putative MYB family conidiophore development protein FlbD (COG:K;~EggNog:ENOG410PPPF;~InterPro:IPR001005,IPR009057,IPR017930;~PFAM:PF00249,PF13921) produces the protein MAPTHRRGPWVPEEDQLLLQLVREQGPNNWVRISQHMHYRSPKQCRERFHQNLKPSLNREPISAEEGLMIERMVNEMGKRWAEIARRLGNRSDNAVKNWWNGSMNRKRRGLPTSSSPHAGRTMHGRVQAPYARASLGLSSPISRSRYSSISNDRPLTSWTKSPSSRRDSFSASSIDCPRQLTPIYTLPALNRPVETPLTLPAFSEASSMEPPSMISDHNSVSSSSPRTIASPQLLPLPVDMRQQYGDFRRQSTSDEIYAYHDLSLKQRWISDHQQWNQHSPLSPTWSAPIEDKTEAPRDSRMGLQNLLN, from the coding sequence ATGGCTCCCACTCATCGTCGTGGACCCTGGGTTCCCGAAGAGGACCAGTTGCTCCTTCAGTTGGTTCGCGAACAAGGCCCCAACAACTGGGTCCGCATCTCTCAGCACATGCACTACCGCTCACCCAAGCAATGCCGGGAGCGCTTCCACCAGAACCTCAAGCCCTCTTTGAACCGTGAGCCCATCTCTGCTGAGGAGGGCCTGATGATCGAGCGGATGGTCAACGAAATGGGCAAGCGCTGGGCTGAGATTGCACGACGCCTTGGAAACCGCAGCGACAATGCAGTTAAGAACTGGTGGAACGGCAGCATGAACCGCAAGAGAAGAGGTCTCCCTACCTCCAGCTCGCCTCACGCCGGACGCACGATGCACGGACGGGTCCAGGCCCCATATGCGCGGGCCTCTCTGGGCTTGAGCAGCCCCATCAGCCGTTCTCGctactcttccatctccaacgACAGACCTCTGACTTCCTGGACCAagtctccttcatctcggaGGGattccttctccgcctcttccATCGACTGCCCCCGCCAGTTGACCCCGATCTACACACTTCCTGCTCTTAACCGCCCTGTCGAAACTCCTCTCACCTTGCCTGCCTTCTCGGAAGCTTCTTCCATGGAGCCTCCCTCCATGATCTCGGACCACAactccgtctcttcctcctctcccaggACCATCGCCTCGCCAcagcttcttccccttccggTGGACATGAGACAGCAATACGGCGACTTCCGCAGGCAGAGCACTTCGGATGAGATCTATGCCTACCACGATCTCTCGTTGAAGCAACGGTGGATCTCCGATCACCAGCAATGGAACCAGCACTCTCCGCTATCTCCCACATGGTCTGCTCCGATCGAAGACAAGACAGAAGCCCCGCGCGACTCGCGGATGGGTCTTCAGAACTTGCTCAACTAA